The following DNA comes from Deferribacterota bacterium.
TAAAAATAGTTACTGCAACAACCCCTCCTATAATAGGATTAATATTTAGTATTCCTAATAATTTACTTGTAGCAATAATTTGGGCTGATAATATCCCTATCAAAGCTATAAGAGAAGTTAAAGCAGCATATACCCTTATAAATTTGCTTCCATATCTTATTTCTAAATACTCTGGGGCTGTAAATAATGAGAGACTTCTTAACTTTGGCGCTAAAAATGACAGAAGTATTAGACCTAAACCACATGATAGACCATACCAAATACCGCCACCAGTACCATATATTATTGTATATTCAATAGAGCCAGTTATAAAACCACCACCAAAATGAGTGGCAGCCATTGTAAACACTAAGAAAATAAAGGACACTCGTCTACTAGCTAATAAAAAATCAATCTCATTTTTTATAAACTTATTTGCAACAAGCCCAATACTAAGCATTAATATTAGATACAAAAATATTAAAATATAAAAAAAATACATAAATTATTAAACCCTATTAATTCTTTTGAGATAAACAATTTTATTATATGATCATAAATTAATTGTCAATAGATATACCAATAGCTGTATCAGTAAAATCCGGTCTATATGAACCATTGAAATTATAATCTGGTATTATAGGTTGGCTCCCTTCAGCTTCATCAATATGGTGCAGTTTTAAATCATTATTTTCTTTTACTAGAAGAAAACCATTCTTTTCTATATTATTTCCGCAAATGGGCAAATTTGTTAACAAATTTATTGTATTATTATCTTTCATATAATTATTTTTGATATCTTTTATATTTAATAATTTCTTAGTATATATATTTTCAACACTTTCAAGTCTAAAATCTTGACCAAACCTATTCCTAACCTCTAATTTATCAAGACCATAGCTTGTTAGTGAAAAAAATACACATAAAATAAAAATATTTAAAATATAAATTTTCATATCTAAACCCTATATTATAAAAATTTTAAAATACTAACACATCATCACCACAAGCTGTACCACTTGGCAGGCTACCACTAATGTTAAATCCAAAACCACCTATACCAGGAATTGATAAAGAAGCAGACTCAGTTGCAACCCCTCTAACAACAACTACAACAATATCACTTCCAAAAGAATTAGGTAGATTACCAACATTAAACTCCTGTGATTCACCTTCACTAAATTCTATATTATTATATGTTTCTTCCTTTACCAAGGCATCCCCATTATATATCTCTATGCTTAGTTGCGAAAAATTTAGTGGTGTGCCATCATTTAATAAAGGTTTTGGGTTAGTCACCACAATATTTAAAATATTATCAGTTTCATTATATGAAGTCTCCACATCTAATTTATACTCGCTAGATACACACTGTTGCTGAGCGTATACATCTAAAATAAATAAATTGCAAAATAACAGTAAAAGCAATGACAAAGTAAATATAAATGTTTGTCTCATATAGAAAACACTCCTCATATTTTATTTTTTATTAATTAATTTAGTATTAATTTTAACAATAACGCCCCCGACAGGATTTGAACCTGTGACCTACGGATTAGGAATCCGTCGCTCTATCCTGCTGAGCTACGAGGGCACATATTAAATGTTACAAATATAGTCAAATTAGTCAATAACATATTTCAATTATATATTTTTATTTTATATAACAGAGTTAAGATTTTTTTCATATTCTTTTATATAAATATCCCTTTGTGGAAAAGGAATTGTTATGCCTTCCTTATCAAAAGCAATTTTGACCTTTTCATTAAAATCCCATAAAAAAGGCCAATAAACATCTCTACTAACCCATGGTCTAACACCAAAATTTATACTTGATTCTGCAAATTCTTTAACCATAACATAGGGCTCAGGTTCATCTAAAACCCTCTCATCACTTTTTAATATATTTAAAAGCACATCTTTTACTTTCTTTATATCATCTGAGTAGCTAACTGATACAACTATATCATGCATTCTCTTGTCATTTGCAGCATAATTAATTATATTGTCACTTGTTATCTTTGAATTAGGTACAAATATTTTTAGATTATCATAAGTATTAATA
Coding sequences within:
- a CDS encoding sodium:solute symporter family protein; protein product: MLSIGLVANKFIKNEIDFLLASRRVSFIFLVFTMAATHFGGGFITGSIEYTIIYGTGGGIWYGLSCGLGLILLSFLAPKLRSLSLFTAPEYLEIRYGSKFIRVYAALTSLIALIGILSAQIIATSKLLGILNINPIIGGVVAVTIF